A genomic region of Haliotis asinina isolate JCU_RB_2024 chromosome 1, JCU_Hal_asi_v2, whole genome shotgun sequence contains the following coding sequences:
- the LOC137288891 gene encoding uncharacterized protein isoform X4 — MLMESASSMFDVQNIYGTPQIPRKRPCLRPRRMTLIDLRNVPLTEEDAPQRKSSAGTIRSEGGASQYYAKGGGILPVYDSSSSLESRCSSSSSSMKIRHHSSGVFDGSTRFPKLEECAHFHYESVELGPLEVQLCEEDRENYHHNEEENGEYSYLLRVKSNDKTWNVRRTYGNFRMLDRQLHKCIFDRKFSHLPELQKEVDSSKNNKELERVLRRYLKHFSEIAGSMINCGSVLNWLEIDNRGNRLLAVDDSGINTPAIAAAHVVKRYNAQAVDEISLDVGDIVSVIDMPPADDTIWWRGKRGFEVGFFPSECVEVIGDKVPPSMASRIPPPPASKKPSRNQLKQSGIVKERVFGCDLGEHLLNSGNDGELIPLVLKSCTEVIEKHGIVDGIYRLSGITSNIQKLRLAFDEDRVPDLTADCYLQDIHSISSLLKMYFRELPNPLLTYQLYDKFADAVRDEDNKLLKIHDVVQQLPPPHYRTTEYLMRHLARVAGFGPDTGMHSKNLAIVWAPNLLRSKELEMGGGAAALQGVGIQAVVTECLICYCDIIFSDKMPSYSSPELQKSHKKPRPKSLAISTPTRLLTLEEARERAFLGGLNPNQRYIDVGGGPDSLPSKYHTVIDLPGYRKKANTVKETSSKGNKKSPVSGWKSFFSKPRAGSIKKARKSSIQGSHKELDTVSLGGVGSRQAKALTEEDVHNWKKRLRTAKSAESLLSLASSSRSSSSRCSKVNDNLMVVNVYGEEKHPHTSHHKRSLSSDATAILHHHSYDNPFTNSGREVPIDVDLSVTPHEQGIDPHQTGRRSRSEKRGEPERKQSFIRGDSTRKALHRRTPSAPNTPRNDRSSSESRKVASRHKTSSQPSLESPHLELGRDMDSSGSCDEDEQTDRWLGSLLGNSPQIQRNVVCQNGDGKPPRSSEEISPQKRCAKMPPIGRKKQKANVEKNISLGSSEEDILTVQLPESPGARRKGQNESEKSGDKNKNEPIITQYFYSRHHDYAEILSDEDSQQNGSPKVRETMIMGSPSSMSELIDQLDNKLTSTGMQYGIYETIPSPPEKTIQKADGEKVLEEKHAPPMEVKTEHLPNRPVEFREIGPHEYKEIKTPESNKSLNSEIKTLESNLQQMHHSQPQPQMSKCLSVPSDIAKSLENVNVGSQSDLLSSVTISELSQSVDSFNLSLCDDSPMGEARRRRSASLDSLTDSPLSRTLKEINMQIDNAFKRNVDRALEMEEEGYGRHESPVDDLPPLHISEDVLTPTNPQETDFPSEIPDYARIDKSKTRHKAEKQESSGLPKMRFSPVDQIEIVSGNVKTAPPSAQQPHQDRTVRDSVMNGQTGAVSFSERNNNSKQTSIAKPTDLKIVAAPRVMKAPSKSSGESSSGSGSHVADICAQEDSSSSSTTSSDSESSTETESEDNSECSIEYVCHNNSQPTNFATGFPQSFSESHISDSAMVKSSLRNSNASLPGYSSSGGRDSDMVDQESLTWRDSPIFSDSGSQDTPTGTLRSQTPRGNITSPQSMGRSSPRIPYTASSSSVESSPRLSPRTSPNVVQNLDHRSVQDSRFGGDRLVLPGDFYCTGGQPGGPAYSPTSRHRDPQYPSVSYRGNVSPSNFHMSPSLPEVHVVHDTLTVEKSTIKRSTTESKLADKTSQQVSEAYSSKTFPRKDPEKRFHQRLPYRHDHDRSSEMMDVDHVCNMSDSVQSDRTSPCSVSYSIDSGNLQQHSQFGDDGTVSPDTSVTFTLSPQSSSYHSEVMEVETSLVLSSESNSQNYVHSSYKKSQSRGTEIVKVESFDEVRSKVVKNVLHSGTEMTGKEPVSHQSQIPVKRERKSVPVPKKRQQKHAPPTECDDMPSLCGGSFMEPPIVKIRSPSPRQMPDLAPPSQEVMEVKRPTVKRSERQETPPLSFGQDNISRTVIVKEITSEKGDAKLVIERRPNLKKNIQTVRAKKVPHPPRQLAEAVDDLSDSVTPDLSSTGPSDADPSGISSQEDDVFSDVDSHRQRLPLHPRFTPDPDVLMIEEGNMVEYSHSLHVKTSKPVMATRHVEDMIGSRSSLDESVLQLAAERHDTFGPEDLDSEESGTYHTGSLRVKRSQKMQSLMDLFEKGSDQNLADSSSPNEDCQPSPQLSMSLPSSALRSLDGDMDTDDEASAPSPRLVHTSLSRRSRSRERMRRSGMGSDKENRITSRSPTPTRPKVLLDRAVEERHPPSSPAEVGREYRARRKEKYSNFSKPPRYRSGSHGRTQSESSTSESEGSHYMEGSFHSRSSDYNASSGSDTVLRDKNRAHDWSDPRSQSIRHKSDENPHEKSGSGLQRRGSIKELMDYFERQKNQEEQAQGQVQHKDERSPPVKPRSTRGRVRSVSPCQGAVSRPTMDASTPPSYRFSLELPSSAAVTINEGGGVKNQPLRLGPKPFYGVKK; from the exons GGCGGAGGCATATTACCAGTGTATGATAGCTCCTCCAGCCTGGAGTCCAgatgtagtagcagcagcagcagtatgaAGATACGACACCACTCAAG TGGAGTGTTCGACGGTTCTACACGCTTTCCAAAGCTGGAGGAATGTGCTCACTTCCACTATGAGTCGGTTGAACTTGGACctctggag GTCCAGCTGTGTGAGGAAGATCGGGAAAACTACCACCACAATGAAGAAGAGAATGGGGAATATTCATACCTCCTCCGTGTCAAGTCCAACGACAAGACATGGAACGTACGGCGGACGTACGGCAACTTTCGTATGTTGGACAGGCAGCTCCACAAGTGTATCTTCGATCGCAAGTTCAGCCATTTGCCTGAGCTTCAGAAAGAGGTGGACAGCAGCAAGAATAACAAG GAATTGGAGAGGGTATTGAGGAGGTACCTGAAGCACTTCTCGGAGATTGCTGGAAGTATGATCAACTGTGGATCGGTGCTTAACTGGTTAGAG ATTGACAATAGAGGTAATCGGCTGCTGGCTGTTGACGACTCCGGTATCAATACCCCCGCCATTGCTGCTGCACACGTCGTCAAGCGCTACAATGCTCAAGCTGTAGATGAAATATCTCTCGAT GTGGGAGACATTGTGTCTGTGATTGACATGCCTCCAGCAGATGATACCATTTGGTGGCGAGGGAAGAGAGGGTTTGAG GTTGGTTTCTTCCCAAGTGAGTGTGTGGAGGTGATCGGGGACAAGGTACCGCCATCCATGGCATCACGTATACCTCCACCTCCAGCTTCCAAGAAGCCCT CTCGCAACCAGCTCAAGCAATCCGGTATTGTCAAGGAGAGAGTCTTCGGCTGCGATCTCGGGGAACACCTCCTCAACTCAGGCAATGATGGGGAGTTGA TCCCGCTGGTGTTGAAGAGCTGTACTGAGGTGATAGAGAAGCATGGCATTGTAGATGGCATCTACCGCCTCTCCGGCATCACCTCCAACATCCAGAAGCTCCG GTTGGCATTTGACGAGGACCGTGTACCGGATCTGACTGCCGACTGCTACCTGCAGGACATCCACAGTATCAGCTCACTCCTCAAGATGTACTTCCGTGAACTCCCCAACCCCCTCCTCACGTACCAGCTGTATGACAAGTTTGCT GATGCTGTACGGGACGAGGACAACAAGCTCCTCAAGATTCACGATGTGGTGCAGCAGCTTCCCCCTCCTCACTATAG AACCACAGAATATCTGATGCGGCATCTGGCAAGGGTGGCAGGCTTCGGCCCTGACACTGGCATGCATTCCAAGAACCTGGCCATTGTCTGGGCACCCAACCTTCTCAG gtcCAAGGAACTTGAGATGGGTGGCGGGGCAGCAGCCCTTCAGGGAGTAGGGATACAGGCTGTGGTGACAGAGTGTCTCATCTGCTACTGTGATATCATCTTCAGTGATAAAATGCCTTCATATTCATCACCAGAGCTACAGA AATCTCACAAGAAACCGCGGCCCAAGTCCCTAGCGATCTCCACCCCTACTCGTCTGCTCACCCTGGAGGAGGCAAGAGAGAGAGCCTTCCTCGGAGGTCTCAACCCGAACCAGCGCTACATTGATGTTGGGGGTGGCCCTGACAGTCTACCTTCCAAGTACCATACGGTCATCGACCTTCCTGGATACAG GAAGAAGGCCAACACGGTGAAGGAGACGTCGTCTAAGGGCAACAAGAAGTCGCCAGTGAGCGGGTGGAAATCCTTCTTCTCCAAGCCCCGGGCTGGCAGCATCAAGAAGGCCCGCAAGTCAAGCATACAGGGCAGCCACAAGGAGCTGG ACACTGTGAGTCTTGGTGGTGTGGGGTCGCGCCAGGCCAAGGCCCTGACAGAGGAGGATGTCCACAACTGGAAGAAGAGACTCCGGACGGCCAAGAGTGCCGAGTCTCTCCTTTCTCTGGCAAGCTCCAGTCGGAGTTCCAGCAGCAGGTGCTCCAAGGTCAACGACAACCTCATGGTCGTCAATGTCTATGGAG AAGAGAAGCACCCACACACAAGTCACCACAAGAGATCCCTGTCATCCGACGCCACGGCAATCCTCCATCACCATTCTTATGACAACCCTTTCACCAACAGTGGTCGTGAGGTCCCGATTGACGTGGATCTGTCAGTGACTCCTCATG AGCAAGGCATTGATCCTCACCAAACTGGTAGAAGGTCAAGGTCTGAGAAGCGGGGAGAACCTGAGAGGAAACAGTCTTTTATTCGAGGGGATTCTACTAGGAAGGCCTTACATCGTAGGACGCCGTCTGCTCCCAACACACCCCGCAATGATAGGAGCTCTAGTGAATCTCGTAAAGTCGCATCTCGACATAAAACCTCATCTCAGCCTTCACTAGAGAGCCCTCACCTTGAACTGGGCCGGGATATGGATTCATCTGGCAGTTGTGATGAAGACGAGCAGACGGATCGATGGTTGGGCAGTCTGCTTGGCAACTCTCCTCAAATTCAAAGAAATGTGGTGTGCCAGAATGGTGACGGAAAACCACCAAGATCTAGTGAGGAAATCAGCCCACAGAAACGCTGTGCTAAAATGCCACCGATTGggaggaagaaacagaaagcaaaTGTTGAGAAAAATATCAGCCTTGGTTCAAGTGAGGAGGACATCCTGACTGTGCAGCTACCTGAAAGTCCTGGTGCTAGGAGAAAAGGACAAAATGAATCCGAGAAAAGTGgtgacaaaaataaaaatgaaccAATCATTACGCAGTATTTCTACTCACGGCATCACGATTACGCTGAGATTCTTTCAGATGAGGACTCGCAGCAAAATGGAAGTCCTAAAGTTCGAGAGACCATGATCATGGGGTCTCCTTCTAGTATGAGTGAGTTGATTGACCAACTGGACAATAAGTTGACCTCCACTGGTATGCAGTATGGTATCTATGAAACAATTCCTTCCCCTCCTGAGAAGACCAtccagaaagctgatggtgAGAAGGTTTTGGAGGAGAAACACGCTCCTCCAATGGAAGTGAAGACTGAACACCTTCCCAACCGCCCAGTTGAATTTCGAGAAATTGGTCCTCATGAATACAAGGAAATAAAAACACCCGAGTCCAATAAAAGTTTGAACTCTGAAATCAAAACATTGGAGAGCAATTTACAGCAAATGCATCACAGTCAGCCCCAGCCTCAAATGTCAAAGTGTTTAAGTGTGCCATCAGACATAGCTAAATCATTAGAGAATGTGAATGTAGGCAGTCAGTCCGACCTCCTGTCATCTGTGACAATCAGTGAACTGTCTCAGTCAGTGGACAGCTTCAACCTGAGCCTTTGTGATGACAGCCCAATGGGAGAGGCTCGGCGCCGACGGAGTGCTTCTCTAGACAGCCTCACAGACTCCCCGTTAAGCCGAACCTTGAAGGAGATTAACAtgcaaattgacaatgctttcaAGAGGAATGTTGACCGTGCACTGGAGATGGAGGAAGAAGGCTATGGTCGACACGAAAGCCCTGTTGACGATCTTCCCCCTCTCCATATATCAGAGGACGTGCTCACACCTACAAATCCACAAGAGACAGACTTCCCCAGTGAGATCCCTGACTATGCTCGAATAGACAAATCCAAAACAAGGCATAAAGCAGAAAAACAGGAGAGTAGTGGTCTCCCTAAAATGAGGTTTTCGCCTGTTGATCAAATTGAGATTgtttctgggaatgtgaaaaCAGCTCCACCATCAGCTCAACAGCCACATCAAGACCGGACTGTACGTGACAGTGTAATGAATGGGCAGACGGGGGCAGTGAGTTTCAGtgaaagaaacaacaacagcaaacaaaccTCCATTGCTAAGCCTACTGATTTGAAAATCGTAGCTGCCCCAAGGGTTATGAAGGCTCCATCTAAGTCTTCCGGTGAGTCTAGTTCTGGGTCAGGTTCTCATGTTGCAGATATATGTGCTCAGGAAgattcctcctcctcctcaaccACGTCTTCTGATTCAGAGTCATCAACAGAGACAGAGTCAGAAGACAACAGTGAGTGCAGCATTGAGTATGTGTGTCACAACAACTCTCAACCCACAAACTTTGCAACAGGCTTTCCACAGAGTTTCTCTGAAAGCCACATATCAGATTCTGCCATGGTGAAAAGTTCTTTAAGAAACAGCAATGCCAGCCTGCCTGGCTACAGCTCCTCTGGCGGCAGAGACTCTGACATGGTGGACCAGGAGTCTCTCACATGGAGGGACAGTCCGATATTCTCAGATAGTGGCAGTCAGGACACACCCACTGGAACATTAAGATCTCAAACACCAAGAGGTAACATCACCAGCCCCCAAAGCATGGGAAGATCCAGTCCTAGAATCCCGTATACAGCAAGCAGCAGTTCAGTAGAGAGCAGTCCTCGGCTCAGTCCTCGGACATCTCCCAATGTTGTACAGAACTTGGACCACAGGTCGGTTCAAGATAGTCGGTTTGGGGGAGATAGACTCGTACTGCCAGGAGATTTCTACTGCACAGGAGGTCAACCTGGAGGTCCTGCTTACTCCCCGACCTCCCGACACCGAGACCCCCAGTATCCTAGTGTCAGCTATCGTGGAAACGTCTCTCCCAGCAACTTTCACATGTCTCCATCACTCCCTGAAGTCCATGTTGTCCATGACACTCTCACTGTGGAGAAATCAACAATCAAGCGATCAACCACCGAATCCAAACTTGCTGACAAGACGTCACAACAGGTTTCAGAGGCATACTCTTCTAAAACATTTCCCAGGAAGGATCCTGAGAAAAGATTCCATCAAAGATTGCCATATAGACATGATCATGACAGGAGTAGTGAAATGATGGATGTGGATCACGTGTGCAATATGTCCGACAGTGTGCAGTCGGACCGGACGTCACCATGTTCTGTTTCTTACAGTATTGACTCTGGTAATCTACAGCAGCACTCCCAGTTTGGCGATGACGGCACAGTGTCCCCTGACACCTCAGTGACCTTCACCCTCAGCCCCCAGTCTTCTTCATACCACTCTGAGGTGATGGAGGTGGAGACGTCACTGGTGCTTTCATCTGAATCAAACAGTCAAAATTATGTTCACAGTAGTTACAAAAAGTCCCAAAGTAGAGGAACTGAGATTGTAAAAGTTGAAAGTTTTGATGAGGTGCGGTCAAAAGTAGTTAAAAATGTGTTGCATTCTGGGACAGAAATGACTGGAAAAGAGCCTGTGTCTCATCAGAGTCAGATTCCTGTAAAACGAGAAAGGAAGTCAGTGCCTGTTCCAAAGAAGCGCCAGCAAAAACATGCTCCTCCCACCGAGTGTGATGATATGCCCTCTCTGTGTGGTGGCTCCTTCATGGAACCACCTATTGTGAAAATTCGCTCTCCCTCCCCACGACAAATGCCTGACCTTGCTCCTCCAAGCCAAGAGGTCATGGAGGTCAAAAGGCCCACTGTGAAAAGAAGTGAAAGACAGGAAACTCCCCCTCTCTCCTTTGGCCAAGACAATATTTCTAGGACAGTTATCGTGAAAGAAATTACATCCGAAAAGGGAGATGCTAAGTTAGTGATAGAAAGACGTCCAAACCTTAAAAAGAATATACAGACTGTTCGTGCCAAAAAAGTTCCACATCCTCCTCGACAGCTTGCAGAGGCTGTGGATGATTTGTCAGACTCTGTAACCCCTGACCTCTCCAGCACAGGTCCTTCTGATGCTGACCCTTCAGGAATCTCAAGTCAGGAGGATGATGTTTTCTCAGACGTTGATTCACATCGCCAGCGACTCCCACTTCATCCTCGTTTCACCCCCGACCCTGATGTTTTGATGATAGAAGAAGGCAACATGGTTGAGTACTCTCATTCCCTCCATGTGAAGACATCCAAGCCTGTGATGGCAACCCGACATGTCGAGGACATGATCGGAAGCAGGTCGTCCCTAGATGAATCAGTGCTCCAACTTGCAGCTGAACGCCATGACACTTTCGGACCTGAAGATCTTGATTCTGAAGAATCTGGAACCTACCACACAGGATCATTGCGAGTGAAACGAAGTCAGAAGATGCAGTCTTTGATGGATCTGTTTGAGAAGGGGTCAGACCAGAACCTGGCCGACAGTTCCAGTCCAAATGAAGACTGTCAGCCTTCTCCCCAGCTGTCTATGTCTCTGCCCTCCAGCGCTTTGAGAAGCTTGGATGGAGATATGGACACTGATGACGAGGCCTCAGCACCCTCGCCTCGTCTTGTACACACCAGTCTCAGTCGGAGGTCACGATCTCGCGAGAGGATGAGACGCAGTGGTATGGGCTCAGACAAAGAAAACAGGATCACGTCAAGGAGCCCGACACCCACCCGTCCGAAGGTTTTGCTTGACCGGGCTGTGGAAGAGCGTCACCCTCCATCTTCCCCGGCTGAGGTTGGACGTGAGTACAGAGCAAGGCGAAAAGAGAAATACAGTAACTTCAGTAAGCCACCCCGCTACAGGAGCGGGTCACATGGCCGTACACAGAGTGAATCATCAACATCAGAGTCAGAAGGGTCACACTACATGGAAGGT